A genomic window from Flavobacterium phycosphaerae includes:
- the pdhA gene encoding pyruvate dehydrogenase (acetyl-transferring) E1 component subunit alpha: MKEVTKDVYLKWYEDMLFWRKFEDKLAALYIQQKVRGFLHLYNGQEAVLAGALHAMNLGGKDKMITAYRNHVQPIGMGVDPRKVMAELLGKVTGTSKGMGGSMHIFSKEHGFYGGHGIVGAQIPVGAGMAFADKYFNTGGVTLTYFGDGAARQGSLHEAFNMAMLWKLPVVFICENNGYAMGTSVERTANHTDIWKLGLGYEMPCGPVDGMNPVKVAEAMHEAMERARRGDGPTFLEMKTYRYRGHSMSDAQLYRSKEEVEEYKKIDPITQVLDVIKENNYATEAEIEVIDERVKDLVEECATFAEESPFPEAQQLYDVVYEQENYPFIPHRL; the protein is encoded by the coding sequence ATGAAAGAAGTAACAAAAGATGTTTATTTGAAATGGTATGAAGACATGCTGTTTTGGAGAAAGTTTGAAGACAAACTTGCCGCACTTTATATTCAACAAAAAGTTAGAGGATTTCTTCACTTATATAATGGTCAGGAAGCTGTTTTAGCCGGTGCCTTGCACGCTATGAACTTAGGCGGAAAAGACAAAATGATTACAGCTTATCGTAATCACGTTCAACCAATCGGAATGGGTGTTGACCCTCGAAAAGTAATGGCTGAACTTTTAGGAAAAGTAACCGGAACTTCCAAAGGTATGGGAGGTTCGATGCACATCTTTTCTAAAGAACACGGATTTTATGGTGGTCACGGTATCGTAGGAGCGCAAATTCCTGTGGGTGCCGGTATGGCCTTTGCCGATAAATATTTCAACACCGGCGGCGTAACCCTTACCTATTTTGGGGATGGAGCAGCCCGTCAAGGTTCCTTACACGAAGCGTTCAACATGGCTATGTTATGGAAATTGCCTGTAGTATTCATTTGTGAAAACAATGGCTATGCTATGGGAACTTCGGTAGAAAGAACCGCCAACCACACCGACATCTGGAAACTGGGCTTAGGGTATGAAATGCCTTGCGGACCGGTAGACGGAATGAACCCGGTAAAAGTAGCCGAAGCGATGCACGAAGCTATGGAAAGAGCCCGTCGTGGTGACGGCCCTACTTTCTTAGAAATGAAAACGTACCGTTACAGAGGGCACTCGATGTCGGATGCCCAATTGTACCGTTCTAAAGAAGAAGTAGAAGAATACAAAAAAATTGACCCTATCACCCAAGTGTTAGACGTGATCAAAGAAAATAACTATGCTACCGAAGCCGAAATTGAAGTGATCGACGAAAGAGTAAAAGACTTAGTAGAAGAATGTGCCACATTTGCCGAAGAGTCTCCTTTCCCGGAAGCACAACAATTGTATGACGTAGTATACGAACAAGAAAATTATCCTTTCATCCCTCACAGACTATAA
- a CDS encoding YobI family P-loop NTPase, whose amino-acid sequence MEENNLPVKIGKNKFSNCLIICCVSILNSVKTVFARRLNRIESKLGYPFNKNPKSFDDLTPTIIKNEVTYTSALFWALKNKNIKNIALTGSYGSGKSSIIKTFKNRHVEFDYLNISLATFEDIEDNDVADGEKSKVKLKTKEQKEERDSLNHKIELSILQQMLYIEKSSKLPNSRFKRIKNFKKHNVYLNTFFVFITALGYIFLFQREMILKVCLTYNFFIVNADILELFSGILMVIGIFFLLRAS is encoded by the coding sequence ATGGAAGAAAATAACTTACCTGTAAAGATTGGCAAAAATAAATTTTCGAATTGTTTGATTATTTGCTGCGTAAGCATATTAAACTCTGTAAAAACTGTATTTGCTAGGAGACTTAATAGAATTGAAAGTAAATTAGGTTATCCATTTAATAAAAATCCAAAGTCTTTTGATGACCTTACTCCAACAATTATAAAAAATGAAGTTACTTACACAAGTGCTTTATTTTGGGCATTAAAAAATAAGAATATTAAAAACATTGCACTAACTGGATCGTATGGTTCTGGAAAAAGTAGTATCATTAAAACTTTTAAAAACAGACATGTTGAATTTGATTATTTAAATATCTCATTGGCGACCTTCGAAGATATAGAAGATAATGATGTTGCAGATGGAGAAAAATCAAAAGTAAAACTTAAAACAAAAGAACAAAAAGAAGAAAGAGACTCATTAAATCACAAAATTGAGTTGAGCATTTTACAACAAATGCTTTATATAGAAAAGAGCAGTAAGTTACCGAATTCAAGGTTTAAGAGAATAAAAAACTTTAAAAAGCATAATGTTTATTTGAATACTTTCTTTGTATTCATTACAGCTTTAGGATATATTTTTCTTTTTCAAAGAGAAATGATTTTAAAAGTTTGTCTTACCTATAATTTTTTTATTGTTAATGCGGATATACTTGAATTGTTTTCAGGGATTCTTATGGTGATAGGGATTTTCTTTTTATTAAGAGCTTCGTAA
- a CDS encoding ABC transporter permease codes for MKLEYFIAKRLITAKDHKSSISAPIIKIAITAIAIGMIMMIVSIATGMGLQQKIRQKVSAFNGHIVISGYNDNNSDVSTDPISIHQNFYPQFKNVDGIAHVQAVASKAGIIRTASAFEGIIFKGVGKDYQTDNLKEYLIQGRLPNVKAGLNDEVLISQYLCNRLGLKLHDKFVTYFMKENSEGYNLRNFKIVGIYNSGFQEFDASYIIGDIRHVQRINKWRPDEIGSFEVFIDDFTQIQQKGKEVYQETSSTLDTQTIEEKFYYIFEWLKLFDFNIIVILIVMIAVSTINMVVALLVLILERTQMIGILKSIGANNWSIRKIFLYNATYLIGRGLLWGNAIGIGLLLIQKYFGIIKLNPESYYVNEAPVDINLFYILLLNIGTVAICLLVLLIPSYIITKITPSKSIRFE; via the coding sequence TTGAAATTAGAATATTTTATAGCCAAACGCCTCATTACTGCTAAAGACCATAAAAGTAGTATATCTGCGCCAATAATAAAAATTGCCATCACGGCTATTGCTATAGGTATGATTATGATGATTGTCTCTATCGCAACCGGAATGGGTTTGCAACAAAAGATACGCCAAAAGGTTTCCGCATTCAATGGTCATATTGTTATCTCAGGCTACAACGATAACAATTCCGATGTCAGCACAGATCCCATTTCTATCCATCAAAACTTTTATCCCCAATTTAAAAACGTTGACGGTATTGCTCATGTCCAAGCCGTAGCCAGCAAAGCCGGAATCATAAGAACGGCCTCCGCCTTCGAAGGCATCATCTTCAAAGGAGTAGGCAAAGATTACCAAACCGACAACCTCAAAGAATATTTGATCCAAGGAAGATTGCCCAATGTGAAGGCGGGGTTAAACGACGAAGTTTTAATTTCCCAATACTTATGCAATCGTTTAGGACTAAAACTTCATGACAAATTTGTTACCTACTTCATGAAAGAAAACAGCGAAGGCTACAACCTGCGTAACTTCAAAATAGTCGGTATTTACAATTCAGGTTTTCAAGAATTTGATGCCAGTTACATTATAGGCGATATTCGTCATGTACAAAGAATCAACAAATGGCGCCCCGACGAAATAGGCTCTTTCGAAGTTTTTATAGACGACTTCACTCAAATCCAACAAAAAGGAAAAGAAGTCTACCAAGAAACTTCCTCCACACTCGACACCCAAACCATAGAAGAAAAATTCTATTACATCTTCGAGTGGCTCAAGCTGTTTGATTTCAATATCATCGTCATCCTCATTGTCATGATAGCCGTTTCTACTATTAATATGGTAGTAGCACTTTTGGTTTTGATTTTAGAACGAACCCAAATGATAGGCATCCTAAAATCCATCGGAGCCAACAACTGGTCCATCCGAAAAATATTCCTCTATAATGCCACTTACCTAATAGGAAGAGGCTTGCTCTGGGGCAATGCCATCGGAATAGGATTGTTGCTTATTCAAAAATACTTCGGCATCATCAAACTAAACCCCGAAAGCTATTATGTAAACGAAGCCCCGGTTGATATCAACTTGTTCTACATTTTGCTCCTTAATATAGGAACCGTAGCTATCTGCTTACTGGTGTTGCTCATCCCTTCCTATATCATTACCAAAATCACCCCGTCAAAATCCATTCGTTTCGAGTAG
- a CDS encoding pyruvate dehydrogenase complex dihydrolipoamide acetyltransferase, which translates to MATKITMPRLSDTMTEGTVATWLKKVGDKVTEGDILAEIETDKATMEFESFNAGTLLYIGINEGETAAVDSLLAIIGKEGEDISALIAGGAAPAATETKEATPAPTETTASAAASTSLPKGVVVVTMPRLSDTMTEGTVATWLKKVGDEVKEGDILAEIETDKATMEFESFNAGTLLFIGIQEGQSAAVDSVLAIIGPAGTDITGIAENYKKGGTTPTAAPTATEQAAPIAVSTEAAQTADGGRIFASPLAKQIAKDKGINLSQIKGSGENGRITKSDVENFTPSAAAAQAAVSTTTEAPQATVRPFVPAGETASEVIKNSQMRKTIAKRLSESIFTAPHFYLTIEVGMDEAMKSRAVINTIPDTKVSFNDMVIKACAMALKKHPKVNSQWSDDAITINHHVNVGVAVAVEDGLVVPVLKFTDQMSLTQIGGNVKDLAGKAKSKKLQPAEMEGSTFTVSNLGMFGIQSFTSIINQPNSAILSVGAIEEKPVVRNGQIVVGNTMTLTLACDHRTVDGATGAQFLQTLRQYLENPVTMLA; encoded by the coding sequence ATGGCAACAAAAATCACAATGCCGCGCTTAAGCGACACGATGACCGAAGGAACCGTAGCAACTTGGTTAAAAAAAGTGGGCGACAAAGTTACTGAAGGAGATATCTTGGCCGAAATTGAAACCGATAAAGCCACCATGGAGTTTGAATCATTCAATGCCGGGACTTTATTATACATCGGAATCAATGAAGGCGAAACGGCTGCAGTAGATTCGCTTTTAGCCATTATCGGAAAAGAAGGAGAAGACATTTCGGCTTTGATTGCAGGAGGTGCTGCACCGGCTGCAACAGAAACAAAAGAAGCCACTCCGGCTCCGACTGAAACAACGGCAAGCGCAGCTGCTTCAACATCTTTACCAAAAGGCGTTGTAGTGGTAACAATGCCCCGCCTAAGCGATACCATGACCGAAGGAACGGTAGCCACTTGGTTGAAAAAAGTAGGTGACGAAGTGAAAGAAGGCGATATTTTAGCTGAAATCGAAACCGATAAAGCTACGATGGAGTTCGAATCGTTCAATGCCGGTACGTTATTGTTCATCGGAATTCAGGAAGGACAATCAGCAGCAGTTGACAGCGTTTTAGCTATTATCGGCCCTGCAGGTACTGACATCACAGGTATAGCCGAAAATTATAAAAAAGGAGGCACTACTCCAACAGCCGCTCCGACAGCTACTGAGCAAGCGGCACCTATTGCCGTTTCAACTGAAGCCGCACAAACTGCCGATGGCGGAAGAATCTTTGCTTCTCCATTAGCCAAACAAATTGCCAAAGACAAAGGAATCAATCTGTCACAAATAAAAGGTTCAGGCGAAAACGGTCGTATCACTAAAAGCGATGTAGAAAACTTCACTCCTTCTGCGGCGGCAGCACAAGCGGCAGTTTCAACAACAACCGAAGCGCCACAAGCAACCGTAAGACCATTTGTTCCTGCCGGCGAAACAGCATCCGAAGTAATCAAGAATTCACAAATGCGTAAAACCATTGCGAAACGTTTATCGGAATCTATTTTCACCGCCCCTCATTTCTATCTAACCATAGAAGTAGGAATGGACGAAGCCATGAAATCAAGAGCCGTAATCAATACTATTCCGGACACCAAAGTATCGTTCAACGATATGGTCATCAAAGCTTGTGCTATGGCCTTGAAAAAACATCCGAAAGTAAACTCCCAATGGAGTGACGACGCGATAACCATCAACCACCATGTTAATGTGGGGGTAGCTGTAGCCGTTGAAGACGGATTGGTTGTTCCTGTTTTGAAATTTACAGATCAAATGAGCCTAACGCAAATTGGCGGTAACGTAAAAGACTTAGCCGGAAAAGCAAAAAGCAAAAAGCTACAACCTGCCGAAATGGAAGGAAGTACCTTTACAGTATCTAACTTAGGGATGTTTGGCATTCAGTCGTTCACGTCTATCATCAATCAACCCAATTCGGCCATCCTATCTGTAGGGGCTATCGAAGAAAAACCGGTAGTCAGAAACGGTCAGATTGTAGTAGGAAACACTATGACTTTAACCTTAGCTTGCGACCACAGAACGGTTGACGGGGCTACAGGAGCTCAATTCTTGCAAACCCTAAGACAGTACCTGGAAAACCCGGTTACCATGTTGGCGTAA
- the porV gene encoding type IX secretion system outer membrane channel protein PorV codes for MKKIAALLLLLTTIQSINAQEESKAITTGVPFLLVAADARSAGMADQGVATSPDAFSQQWNPAKYAFALDKQGFTASYTPYLTDLVNDISLGQATYYNRINERSAFAVSLRYFGLGEIELRQQANDDPQIVKPNELALDGSYSLKLSDHFAMAVAGRYIRSALRIADTSGGGDAKPASTFAVDIAGFYQGEETALADFNGRLRLGFNFQNLGPKINYDAGASDDNSANFLPANMRIGGGYDFIFDEYNKVSLNLEFAKLLVPSPQSADLDGDGLIVTQEEQDLRDQNNIDYNKINWVSGIFKSFNDAPGGFSEELKEFTYSVGAEYLYQDSFAFRLGYFHESPIKGYRQFFSLGAGFKYNVVKVDVSYLFSASKVKNPLENTLRFSLTFNFGDKYDDY; via the coding sequence ATGAAAAAAATTGCAGCATTACTACTACTATTAACCACGATACAATCAATCAACGCCCAAGAAGAAAGCAAAGCGATTACTACCGGAGTTCCTTTCCTGTTAGTAGCTGCTGATGCCCGTTCTGCCGGTATGGCGGATCAGGGTGTTGCTACGTCTCCGGATGCTTTTTCACAACAATGGAACCCGGCCAAGTATGCTTTCGCTCTTGATAAACAAGGATTCACAGCCAGTTATACCCCCTATTTAACGGATTTGGTAAACGACATCTCGTTAGGACAAGCAACCTACTACAACCGTATAAACGAACGAAGTGCTTTTGCCGTTAGTTTGCGTTATTTTGGTTTAGGTGAAATCGAATTAAGACAACAGGCCAATGACGACCCACAGATTGTAAAACCAAATGAATTGGCACTTGACGGTTCTTATTCGTTGAAACTAAGTGATCATTTTGCTATGGCTGTTGCAGGGAGATATATTCGCTCGGCACTAAGAATTGCCGACACCAGTGGTGGTGGTGATGCCAAACCTGCTTCTACCTTTGCCGTTGATATTGCCGGTTTTTACCAAGGTGAAGAAACCGCTTTAGCCGATTTTAACGGTCGTCTGCGTTTGGGCTTTAACTTTCAAAATTTAGGACCAAAGATTAACTACGACGCGGGAGCCTCTGACGATAACAGTGCCAACTTCCTTCCGGCTAACATGAGAATTGGGGGTGGTTATGATTTCATTTTTGACGAATACAATAAAGTATCCCTTAATCTTGAGTTTGCTAAATTATTAGTACCATCGCCTCAAAGTGCTGACTTAGATGGTGACGGTTTAATCGTAACTCAGGAAGAGCAAGACTTAAGAGATCAAAACAATATTGACTACAACAAAATCAACTGGGTTTCCGGTATTTTCAAATCGTTTAACGATGCACCGGGCGGATTTAGCGAAGAGCTGAAAGAGTTCACCTATTCGGTAGGTGCTGAATATTTGTACCAAGATTCATTTGCTTTCCGTTTAGGGTATTTTCATGAAAGCCCTATAAAAGGATACAGACAGTTTTTCTCTTTAGGCGCCGGCTTCAAATACAATGTAGTAAAAGTAGATGTCTCTTATTTATTCTCAGCATCGAAAGTAAAAAACCCATTAGAAAACACCCTTCGTTTCTCCTTAACGTTTAACTTTGGTGATAAATACGACGATTATTAA
- a CDS encoding YobI family P-loop NTPase, whose amino-acid sequence MVFRDSYGDRDFLFIKSFVKAFSDFKFSKVNLKGDVELNREVNDNSILNKNLDEIIYFFERTKYDVVFIEDLDRFKEPEIFTKLREINLLINLSKQINRHIVFVYALKDEMFLDGNRTKFFDFIIPIIPVINSSNSFEFLFEKLGNNEIDENLLDDISLYIDDMRLLKNIVNEYKIYFEKLTKETNINLSANKLLSFVVYKNLYPKDFAKLHRNEGMVYKLFNSDSKILKDKFIEEQLAEIVRIRKKILEIEDVKIENIYDLRRLYILKIFEKLGKKATYIKLSKNYSVSQIDELIKDEVFDEIIGLNSFSYIEERYNSSWSRYDELNPVIANLSFKQVEKEIDVNLSYLKKADLISAREDNEIHNYNKSIQTIRDNINKIRRSSIEETLKISNSIDDINEELRKSDVLIYLIRKGFIAEDYFDYISIFYDITITRNDKNFILSIRDNKPLSIDFKLDKIEAVVKKTQNDYDKEATLNIHLVDYLFEKENYDAITILFSQFNNKTERTINFIENYALNGKHISRFTNSVCKLYQGFWDFIEGTNFSDYDKDFVLKQILLYADNSDVINLNASSKLSNYISQKADFLNLFPEKSEKVKEILLQLNIKFKYPQEVKANEDLFDFIYQNNLYEINEDLIKQVVVEKSEEDNIVVNDLKKSNYSTILLSKCSQLIKYVNQNISVYINNVFLRIDSNIKEEEKNIINLLNNKNLDDEDKFLIIDKEEFILSKLDDVESGLIWKYLLEKDKVKPTWENIITYCGEDVFDDTIISYLNKENHFSELSKSNITDEDIEDEFKSTFIHNLITANDLTNEAYKALLQIIDEPIGKIEFGLLSEDKIEILISMDFVELNDTNMEELRLSSIHKQILLIELNFDKYIEQRDDTEIDEEDKIELTIEEIESLLSLESLANSNKIKLISEIEENQITEKNNLGNLLNQVLIRNVSIELSFSYLDKILKFSSNINDKVKLCNLYSKLFLSDRAKIESVLNILGSPFSNIVIGGVKPPINASDWNLNFIEKLKRAGYINSYSAHDGIITKIRKR is encoded by the coding sequence ATTGTTTTCAGGGATTCTTATGGTGATAGGGATTTTCTTTTTATTAAGAGCTTCGTAAAAGCTTTTAGTGATTTTAAGTTTAGTAAAGTCAATCTAAAAGGAGATGTTGAGCTTAATCGAGAAGTAAATGACAATTCAATTCTTAACAAAAATTTAGATGAGATAATTTATTTTTTCGAAAGGACAAAGTATGATGTTGTATTTATTGAAGATCTAGACAGATTTAAAGAGCCTGAAATTTTTACTAAGTTGAGAGAAATTAATTTATTAATTAATCTTTCAAAACAAATAAATAGGCATATAGTGTTTGTATATGCATTAAAAGATGAGATGTTTTTAGATGGTAATAGAACAAAGTTTTTTGATTTTATTATTCCAATAATACCGGTAATTAACTCATCTAATTCATTCGAATTTTTATTTGAGAAATTGGGTAATAATGAAATTGATGAAAATTTGTTAGATGATATTTCTCTTTACATTGATGACATGAGGTTGTTAAAGAATATTGTTAATGAATACAAAATTTACTTCGAAAAGCTAACCAAAGAAACTAATATAAATTTATCGGCTAACAAATTGTTGTCATTTGTAGTTTATAAAAATTTATATCCCAAAGATTTTGCAAAACTACACAGAAATGAAGGAATGGTTTACAAACTATTTAATTCGGACAGTAAAATATTGAAAGATAAATTTATTGAAGAACAGCTCGCTGAAATAGTTCGTATCAGAAAAAAAATATTGGAAATAGAAGATGTAAAAATTGAAAACATTTATGACTTAAGAAGATTGTATATTCTTAAAATATTCGAAAAACTAGGAAAGAAAGCAACATATATTAAGTTATCTAAAAACTATAGTGTTAGCCAAATTGATGAATTAATTAAAGACGAAGTGTTTGATGAAATTATTGGGCTAAATAGCTTCTCTTACATAGAAGAAAGATATAACTCTTCTTGGTCAAGATATGATGAATTGAACCCTGTTATTGCTAATCTCTCGTTTAAACAAGTTGAGAAAGAAATTGATGTAAATCTTTCTTATTTGAAAAAAGCGGATTTAATTTCCGCAAGGGAGGATAACGAGATTCATAATTACAATAAAAGTATTCAAACAATCAGAGATAATATTAATAAAATTAGAAGAAGTTCTATTGAGGAAACTTTGAAAATATCAAATAGTATTGATGATATTAATGAAGAATTAAGAAAATCAGATGTGTTAATTTATTTGATAAGAAAAGGATTTATTGCGGAAGACTATTTTGATTATATATCTATATTTTATGACATTACAATCACAAGAAATGATAAGAACTTTATATTAAGTATTAGAGATAATAAGCCTTTATCTATAGATTTTAAATTAGATAAGATTGAAGCGGTTGTGAAAAAGACGCAGAATGATTACGATAAAGAGGCAACTTTAAATATCCATTTAGTTGATTATCTTTTTGAAAAGGAGAATTATGATGCTATCACAATTTTATTTAGTCAGTTTAATAATAAGACAGAAAGAACAATTAATTTTATAGAAAACTATGCTTTAAATGGAAAACACATTTCTCGATTTACAAATTCGGTATGTAAACTATATCAAGGATTTTGGGATTTTATTGAAGGTACTAATTTTTCAGATTATGATAAAGATTTTGTTTTAAAACAAATTCTTTTATATGCTGATAATTCTGATGTTATCAATTTAAATGCAAGCTCAAAATTATCCAATTACATTTCTCAAAAAGCAGACTTTCTTAATCTATTTCCTGAAAAGTCTGAAAAGGTTAAAGAAATTTTATTGCAGTTGAATATTAAGTTTAAATACCCACAAGAAGTTAAGGCCAATGAAGATTTATTTGATTTCATTTATCAAAACAACCTATATGAAATCAATGAAGATTTAATAAAACAAGTTGTAGTTGAAAAATCTGAAGAGGATAATATTGTTGTTAATGATTTAAAAAAATCTAATTATAGCACTATTTTACTCTCAAAATGTTCTCAATTAATAAAATACGTCAATCAAAATATTAGTGTATATATTAACAATGTTTTCTTGAGAATTGATTCAAATATCAAAGAAGAAGAAAAAAATATCATTAATTTACTAAATAATAAAAATTTAGATGACGAGGATAAGTTTTTAATTATTGACAAAGAGGAGTTCATTTTAAGTAAACTAGATGATGTTGAATCAGGTTTGATTTGGAAATACTTACTTGAAAAAGATAAAGTAAAACCAACATGGGAGAATATTATAACATATTGTGGTGAAGATGTATTTGATGATACTATTATTAGTTATCTAAATAAAGAAAATCATTTTTCTGAATTATCAAAATCTAATATTACTGATGAAGATATTGAGGATGAATTTAAAAGTACTTTTATACACAATTTAATTACAGCAAATGATTTGACAAATGAGGCATATAAAGCCCTGTTACAAATTATAGATGAACCCATAGGAAAAATAGAATTTGGGCTGTTGAGTGAAGATAAAATAGAAATTTTGATAAGTATGGATTTTGTTGAATTGAATGATACAAATATGGAAGAATTAAGGCTGTCTTCAATTCATAAGCAAATCCTACTGATAGAACTAAATTTCGATAAATATATAGAACAACGCGATGATACTGAAATTGACGAAGAAGACAAGATCGAACTGACTATCGAGGAAATAGAAAGTTTATTAAGTTTAGAAAGTTTGGCTAATAGTAACAAAATAAAATTAATTTCTGAAATAGAAGAAAATCAAATAACAGAGAAAAACAATCTTGGAAACCTCTTGAATCAAGTTTTAATTAGGAATGTTTCTATTGAGTTATCATTTAGCTACTTAGATAAGATTCTGAAATTTTCTAGTAATATAAATGATAAAGTTAAATTATGTAACTTATATAGCAAATTGTTTTTGAGTGATAGAGCTAAAATAGAATCTGTATTAAATATTTTAGGATCGCCTTTTTCAAACATTGTTATTGGAGGAGTAAAACCTCCGATTAATGCTAGTGATTGGAATTTAAATTTTATTGAGAAATTGAAAAGAGCAGGTTATATCAATAGTTATTCCGCTCATGATGGAATAATAACAAAAATTAGAAAAAGATAA
- a CDS encoding DUF3892 domain-containing protein: MAEYRISGVWKNDINVITHYAVHLRTRNANGGYSIGHAVRMTKAEAVTLLQNQQNSAKTYLWNYATASWLAGGDIHVVNANPPFLRTTHDGTVKDNLLHLIDYGYVYY; encoded by the coding sequence ATGGCAGAGTATAGAATATCTGGAGTCTGGAAAAATGATATCAATGTGATTACTCACTATGCAGTTCATTTAAGAACAAGAAATGCAAACGGTGGGTATTCTATTGGACATGCTGTCAGAATGACTAAAGCTGAAGCGGTTACACTATTGCAAAATCAACAAAATAGTGCAAAAACTTATTTATGGAATTATGCAACAGCAAGTTGGTTAGCTGGAGGAGATATACATGTTGTTAATGCAAATCCTCCATTTCTAAGAACAACTCATGATGGAACAGTAAAAGATAACTTACTACATCTTATAGATTATGGTTATGTCTATTATTAG
- the cdd gene encoding cytidine deaminase has translation MKQININTSFTVFQSAAELPQEAQALMQQAVEIRKKAYAPYSKFRVGAAILLDNGKIVLGSNQENAAYPSGLCAERVTIFQAGAIYPDAKIVKLAVSAASDTNETKSPIPPCGACRQSISEYEFKQDTPIEIYFMGETGEVYKSDSIKNLLPLSFDKNFL, from the coding sequence ATGAAGCAAATAAACATCAACACCTCGTTCACCGTTTTCCAATCTGCAGCTGAATTACCGCAAGAAGCTCAAGCTTTAATGCAACAAGCCGTTGAAATCAGAAAAAAAGCCTATGCGCCTTATTCTAAATTTCGCGTGGGGGCCGCCATCCTCTTAGACAACGGTAAAATTGTTTTAGGGTCCAATCAGGAAAATGCCGCTTATCCTTCCGGACTTTGTGCCGAAAGGGTAACTATCTTTCAGGCCGGCGCCATTTACCCGGATGCCAAGATTGTAAAGCTGGCCGTTTCTGCCGCTTCAGACACTAACGAAACCAAGTCGCCAATCCCGCCTTGCGGAGCCTGTCGCCAATCCATTTCGGAGTATGAGTTCAAGCAGGATACGCCTATCGAAATCTATTTTATGGGAGAAACCGGTGAGGTCTATAAATCGGATTCTATCAAAAATTTATTACCGCTGAGTTTCGACAAAAACTTCCTGTAA
- a CDS encoding HU family DNA-binding protein produces MSVKFKVVPRKNPQDVAAPEKFYAAAISNGETDLEALSEMIAYQSTLTDTDCYAVLRSLEHNIINELKQGRIVRLGSLGNFQVSLSSEGKAVADEVTALDIVKNRINFRPGKKLRQMLQQISYQKED; encoded by the coding sequence ATGTCAGTTAAATTTAAAGTAGTGCCACGTAAAAATCCACAGGATGTTGCGGCACCCGAAAAATTCTACGCAGCTGCTATCAGCAACGGAGAAACCGATTTGGAAGCGTTATCAGAAATGATTGCTTACCAAAGTACCTTAACCGATACCGATTGTTATGCGGTATTGCGCTCACTAGAGCATAACATTATTAACGAGTTGAAGCAAGGTCGTATAGTGCGATTGGGTAGCCTAGGCAATTTTCAGGTCAGTCTCAGCTCTGAGGGTAAGGCAGTAGCCGATGAAGTAACCGCTTTAGACATCGTGAAAAACAGAATCAATTTCCGTCCCGGAAAGAAACTGCGTCAGATGTTGCAGCAAATCAGCTACCAAAAAGAGGATTAG
- a CDS encoding DUF2188 domain-containing protein, with protein MGKNQHVVKHNEGWAVKGEGNTKATVVTTTQQQAIDAAREIAKNQQSELLIHGKDGQIRARDSYGNDPYPPKN; from the coding sequence ATGGGAAAAAATCAACATGTAGTTAAGCACAACGAAGGTTGGGCGGTAAAAGGTGAAGGTAACACGAAGGCAACGGTGGTTACTACTACTCAACAACAAGCAATTGATGCAGCAAGAGAGATTGCAAAAAATCAGCAATCTGAATTATTAATCCATGGAAAAGATGGTCAAATTAGAGCTAGAGATAGTTATGGGAATGATCCTTATCCACCCAAAAATTAA